A genomic stretch from Podospora pseudoanserina strain CBS 124.78 chromosome 3, whole genome shotgun sequence includes:
- a CDS encoding hypothetical protein (EggNog:ENOG503NXMY; COG:S), with amino-acid sequence MDPRQPPPPPPPQHPFSRNAAASPFTRPSFPPANANPATSQPPYPPAPSSHPSSHGSQPHPPSHPASHPSHPPQPTGPPYSEMHARKPSDPPPYYPGARQYGGPEPGPGPMPPSTHSRHPSTSSIASGPAMTRAMPPPPSSPPQQQGQQQQQGGPGVHQMGGPYGPPAPRPPPVQVGPPSAFPRGRELPALESLTRTGQPGSSMSISSMLANREPSQYAPGPPPNGPGPGPGSGPGPGPGPGPGPGPGPGYNQQPVHASPRIHQAAPPEYVPFRRPQTPEHHRMYDGRDPRAPAGASPQAYNSTPEVQRYGTPQAYPPRGGPPMSLNEQGRDPREPPRMPNTSVPPRPNSQPKSFQPVGHPRMEVTRPPNELYGHREEQLRPAPAEEYNPERPIRVLKYEEQRFMPDRERHERERQERERHERDMEFRERERRERAMSGGDPGRPPHGMHPQEYARQMEQRAQQGYGRPPEPREQGNHWPRPGYEPARAPYDPAMHHGPPRHQEYPPASGPHYNNGPHQYVERHPMPPHQNAIPPPGPVHPQSYDSPDRQRMNHMHMDRQPHPQQLPPRSREDQAVPPPSVAYGGVGGPPMYDSPRNRSIEELNAPHGNQRNLLGIQEINRKGRISPLPQAVQGAQPQLAGPAGEPGIKSEFGRMFSGIGSGVGAISSPVPTGAQLPFNTMGLIRREEPDGPLHEPVVEMAKPGRGKRRKLKEEDLRDEEGSTGRSTPVGGRAKKAKTHAHHHHHHHHHHHHHGMDQTGSPASAANAPFKHVKGSTPVPSPASALGRELPNAHHHHHHAAPRSAQAKAVPPPRSPSPVVLPKPKQIISSKAVLEAVADYPRTHLGDVVYKPRLQPARAQDPRTGRPPRTPFKSTMEPLPFDMIRDKFNCTLTVKIGKEHLSSDVREEITRTRALWGTEVYTDDSDVIAACIHGGWIRGEWHRDVNINLLNLDQGYSISDVQEETRRQVATDGRSSTPTPSNLIVLDAPPKTGPMAVPENRDLHVRLVILPRLEKYASTTRFGIKSREFGGSLASADDGRPRINATHDGISYMITEIRWLTNGGESQNRLRGKARRERIRKALREIELTPAWAKATSNGSAAGSERQGPVSKAPSEVDKENQPQRNAEEMEVDDSKTQQGAKEAVNGQQGGDTGSKSASEGTTTGLAENGVSVTEKAPAAVEATESGTEVSVVPMETAAPEPTV; translated from the exons ATGGACCcaagacaaccaccaccaccaccaccaccacagcacccCTTCTCGCGGAACGCTGCCGCCTCGCCCTTTACACGACCGTCATTCCCGCCAGCAAACGCGAACCCAGCGACATCGCAACCTCCGTATCCACCCGCGCCATCATCGCATCCATCGTCCCACGGCTCTCAACCACATCCGCCGTCCCATCCCGCgtcccatccctcccatcctccgcaGCCCACCGGCCCTCCCTACTCCGAAATGCACGCGCGCAAACCCTCCGATCCGCCTCCCTATTACCCGGGCGCGAGACAGTATGGTGGTCCCGAGCCTGGTCCCGGCCCGATGCCGCCGTCGACACACTCGCGACATCCGAGCACCTCCTCAATAGCTTCAGGTCCAGCCATGACTCGCGcgatgccgccgccaccatcctcgccgccacaacagcagggacagcagcagcagcaaggaggACCAGGCGTTCATCAAATGGGAGGCCCTTATGGtccaccagcaccgcgcCCTCCTCCTGTCCAAGTTGGACCCCCATCCGCTTTTCCTCGAGGACGTGAACTGCCCGCGCTGGAATCGCTGACGAGGACCGGTCAGCCTGGAAGCAGTATGTCCATCTCTTCGATGCTCGCCAACAGGGAGCCCTCACAGTACGCGCCTGGACCACCTCCAAATGGTCCCGGCCCCGGCCCTGGTTCTGGTCCCGGTCCCGGTCCCGGTCCTGGTCCTGGTCCTGGTCCTGGTCCTGGCTACAATCAACAACCTGTTCATGCGTCTCCTCGAATACATCAAGCTGCACCGCCAGAATACGTGCCATTTCGACGACCACAAACTCCAGAACATCATCGCATGTACGATGGCCGCGATCCAAGAGCGCCGGCCGGAGCATCTCCTCAGGCCTACAACTCGACGCCAGAGGTACAACGCTATGGCACCCCACAGGCCTATCCTCCAAGAGGCGGGCCACCGATGTCGCTTAACGAGCAAGGAAGGGATCCTAGGGAGCCACCACGAATGCCAAACACGAGCGTGCCTCCTCGGCCCAACAGCCAGCCAAAATCCTTCCAGCCTGTTGGACATCCCCGAATGGAAGTAACCAGACCGCCTAATGAATTGTATGGACACAGAGAAGAACAACTACGGCCAGCTCCGGCCGAGGAATACAACCCCGAACGTCCGATCAGAGTGCTCAAGTATGAAGAACAGCGGTTCATGCCGGATAGGGAACGACATGAAAGGGAaaggcaggagagggagcgtcATGAGCGGGATATGGAGTTTCGGGAAAGAGAGCGGCGAGAGAGGGCCATGTCCGGTGGCGATCCAGGACGACCACCACATGGCATGCATCCGCAAGAATATGCGCGGCAGATGGAACAACGGGCTCAGCAGGGTTACGGTCGCCCTCCAGAACCGCGGGAACAGGGTAATCACTGGCCAAGGCCTGGCTACGAGCCAGCGCGAGCTCCCTACGACCCTGCCATGCACCATGGACCTCCGAGACACCAAGAGTACCCTCCTGCCTCCGGACCGCACTACAACAACGGCCCTCACCAATATGTGGAACGCCATCCAATGCCCCCTCACCAAAACGCCATCCCCCCACCTGGACCTGTACATCCCCAGTCTTACGATTCACCGGACCGCCAGCGCATGAACCACATGCACATGGACCGCCAGCCACACCCGCAACAGCTCCCACCACGAAGCCGTGAGGACCAAGCCGTTCCACCTCCGTCTGTCGCGTAcggcggggtgggtggtCCACCCATGTACGACTCTCCTCGTAACCGGAGCATAGAGGAGCTCAATGCGCCACATGGAAACCAGCGAAATTTATTAGGGATCCAGGAAATCAACAGAAAGGGCCGCATCTCACCATTGCCGCAAGCAGTGCAAGGAGCCCAGCCCCAGCTAGCGGGTCCAGCCGGTGAACCAGGCATCAAGAGCGAGTTTGGTCGCATGTTTTCAGGCATTGGTAGCGGTGTGGGTGCCATCTCCAGCCCTGTTCCCACAGGTGCGCAGCTTCCCTTCAATACCATGGGATTGATCCGCCGCGAGGAGCCGGACGGTCCCCTGCACGAACCGGTTGTGGAGATGGCGAAGCCTGGAcgtgggaagaggaggaagttgaaggaggaggatcttCGAGACGAAGAGGGTAGCACAGGCAGATCGACCCCAGTGGGTGGCCGTgccaagaaggcaaagaCGCATgcgcaccaccatcatca tcatcatcaccaccatcaccatcatggtATGGACCAGACAGGATCCCCTGCCAGTGCCGCCAACGCCCCCTTCAAACACGTAAAGGGCTCTACTCCTGTCCCTTCCCCGGCCTCTGCCCTCGGAAGAGAACTTCCGAAcgcccatcaccaccaccatcacgcaGCCCCTAGATCGGCCCAAGCCAAAGCTGTCCCGCCACCCCGGAGCCCGTCTCCTGTCGTTCTTCCCAAGCCGAAACAAATCATCTCGTCAAAAGCCGtgctggaggcggtggcggatTACCCGCGCACACACCTCGGAGATGTTGTCTACAAGCCACGGCTCCAACCGGCTCGGGCCCAGGACCCCCGGACAGGGAGACCACCACGAACACCGTTCAAGTCCACCATGGAGCCACTGCCTTTTGACATGATACGAGACAAGTTCAACTGTACGCTCACGGTCAAGATCGGAAAAGAGCATCTGAGCAGCGACGTTCGCGAGGAAATTACGCGGACGAGAGCGTTGTGGGGGACAGAGGTATACACGGACGATTCAGATGTGATTGCCGCCTGCATTCATGGCGGGTGGATTAGGGGCGAGTGGCATAGGgatgtcaacatcaaccttctcaacctcgaccaAGGCTACAGCATATCTGACGTGCAGGAGGAAACCAGGCGACAGGTTGCTACCGACGGGCGTTCATCCACACCCACTCCGTCCAACCTCATTGTTCTCGACGCTCCGCCCAAGACAGGTCCCATGGCAGTGCCTGAAAACCGCGACCTACACGTCAGGCTTGTGATTCTGCCCCGACTGGAGAAGTACGCTTCCACAACGCGATTCGGCATCAAGAGTCGAGAATTTGGCGGCTCACTCGCATCCGCCGACGACGGCAGGCCACGGATCAATGCCACACACGACGGAATCAGCTACATGATCACCGAAATCAGGTGGCTCACCAACGGGGGTGAGTCGCAGAACAGGCTCAGGGGCAAAGCACGACGCGAAAGGATACGAAAGGCGCTGCGAGAGATCGAGCTGACCCCTGCATGGGCAAAGGCGACGAGTAACGGCAGTGCGGCAGGGTCGGAGCGGCAAGGACCTGTCAGCAAGGCGCCCAGCGAAGTGGACAAGGAGAACCAACCGCAACGCAACGCAGAGGAAATGGAAGTGGATGATTCGAAAACGCAGCAAGGAGCAAAGGAAGCTGTGAATGGGCAGCAGGGCGGAGACACCGGCAGCAAGAGTGCGAGCGAGGGTACGACGACAGGACTGGCAGAAAATGGGGTTTCTGTGACAGAAAAAGCGCCGGCGGCTGTGGAGGCGACAGAATCTGGGACAGAGGTGTCTGTAGTCCCGATGGAAACAGCCGCCCCTGAGCCCACCGTGTAG